The following proteins are co-located in the Xiphophorus hellerii strain 12219 chromosome 2, Xiphophorus_hellerii-4.1, whole genome shotgun sequence genome:
- the cart2 gene encoding cocaine- and amphetamine-regulated transcript 2 translates to MWARAVLCAALLSVLCPAGSTEAERDEREVQDYSNSNRLLGALHEVLEKLQTKRINPWEKKYGQVPSCDLGEHCAIRKGSRIGKMCDCPRGAFCNFFLLKCL, encoded by the exons ATGTGGGCGCGTGCTGTGTTGTGCGCGGCGCTACTGTCGGTTCTGTGTCCGGCCGGCTCGACGGAAGCCGAGAGGGACGAGAGAGAAGTGCAGGACTACAGCAACTCCAACAGACTG CTCGGAGCGCTGCATGAAgttctggagaagctgcagacaAAGAGGATCAATCCCTGGGAGAAGAAATACGGACAGGTTCCTTCT TGTGACCTCGGGGAGCACTGCGCCATCAGGAAAGGATCTCGGATCGGGAAGATGTGCGATTGTCCCAGAGGAGCTTTCTGCAACTTCTTCCTGCTGAAGTGCTTATGA
- the c2h15orf40 gene encoding UPF0235 protein C15orf40 homolog: MLLTPLVRLQTETVLGWHLSGSPPRASLFSSPPVQQRALREEALGLLEEMFPRFGGGLIRCFKQIRFEPLTGVPAADFVAVFSCSSWSTRRSSRTTAMPRKQKEMKGQVKAAVGGTAETPDSGPVTRDKSGSVSITVHAKPGSKHSSITDVSTQAVGVSIAAPPTDGEANTELVRYLAEVLELKKSQISLDKGSRSRDKVIKVDSSLDPEEVLKRLRQAAG; encoded by the exons ATGTTACTTACACCTTTGGTTCGGTTACAAACCGAAACGGTTCTGGGCTGGCATCTATCCGGATCTCCTCCCAGAGCGAGCCTGTTCAGTTCTCCTCcagtccagcagagggcgctacGCGAAGAGGCTCTCGGTCTCCTGGAGGAGATGTTTCCCCGGTTCGGCGGTGGTTTGATTAGGTGTTTCAAGCAGATTCGGTTCGAACCTCTAACCGGTGTTCCTGCAGCTGACTTCGTCGCGGTGTTTAGCTGCTCATCTTGGTCCACCCGCCGGTCCTCCAGAACCACAGCGATGCCCCGGAAGCAGAAAGAG ATGAAAGGACAGGTGAAGGCGGCTGTAGGTGGAACCGCAGAGACACCGGATTCTGGTCCGGTAACCCGTGACAAGAGCGGATCGGTATCCATCACAGTGCACGCGAAGCCGGGCTCCAAACACAGCAGCATCACAG ATGTTTCCACTCAGGCTGTTGGCGTCTCCATTGCAGCACCACCTACAGACGGAGAAGCAAACACAGAGCTTGTCCGCTACCTTGCAGAAGTCCtggagctgaagaagagccAAATTTCACTGGACAAG GGTTCTAGATCCAGAGACAAAGTCATCAAGGTGGACTCCTCGTTGGATCCAGAGGAGGTGCTAAAGAGGCTCCGGCAGGCAGCCGGCTGA